Below is a window of Octopus sinensis unplaced genomic scaffold, ASM634580v1 Contig18265, whole genome shotgun sequence DNA.
tttgcatgggatttccagttgacttaagaagtcttgaagtttcaatgggattgagcccaatgcTCCAATCACCaatggtatcacttttacattaccctctcacattccatacagtcttgccgtTTCTACTTTCAATTCGGAGCCCTaggtgatttttttcaacctctttactcacaacattcatgttaTTTGGTATGACtaatcaatgatctgacagtttttgtctctcttactcaatatgacaatatccggtctacagtgttcgattacacgatccatcTAAAAACCacagtcccagagtatcgttacttttccatcctcctgcataatttttacttggtacatgctcataccagttctctgttacctcatattggtatttacggtaTAAAAgccaataaagacacacacacactttatcgtggcggcgcttgtattctttttgtgcaaggctcacACATTGTTTTTGGTGAAACCTTTCTAGTTTGCTCAAGACCGGATACACAATGtgcctatgataataataataataataataataataataataataataataataataataataataataataataatagtaataatagtagtaataataataatagtaataatagtaatattaataataataataataataatagtaataataataataataataataataataatagtaattagtaataataataataataataatagtaatattaataataataataataataataatagtaataataatataataataatgataataataataataatgataataatgataataataataataataataataataatatataaaataacaataatataataataataacaataacaataataataataatataataataataatataataataataaataattgataataataataataataataacaataataataataataataataataataataatataacaacaacggcaacaacaacaacaataataataatggtttcaaattttgccacaagagcagtaATTTTGGTGAagggagatgagtcgattacattgaccccagtgttcaactggtactttatttatcgaccccgaaaggatgaaaggcaaagtcgacctcggcataacAATAATTACCTGATGTGCTTATTTTAATGGCCAACCAATGtttacagtgagtttctttgccctaggtatcGTGAAGACAATCGGTAAGAAATGGGAACAAaactgaaggaagaagaaaaaataataataataataataataataataataataataataataataataataataataataataaatgccctgatgcagtaccaggcaatggctctcatggcttctgatcttaactgattggaagtgttatcacgtacattgttttgtcttggtataaaagatgggctacagcaaatattctgctcaataccatagatttgcttgtcagttgtttgacctaaaccagttgagcatgtcccttagtggctgacgatatgtgcatctctgatcacgagcagaagtagtgggggagcatcatagccatgtgttgagagggattctttggggtttgaataattcacctctggaaacatgggtggttctttcaacatccttaaacaacccttattcagggaccgcttgagcgggatgggctactcaacctgaagaaaattctaactgggccccacctgcaaggtcatgtgctgtttatcttgatatgagatcaccatgtcgcacacatatggttgtgatgcatgtgcctggtgtgcccttatcagacgggtagtcatgatgggtatattgggcttcgtatattttaccccagtgtcactttgatggcatgaactgctctctcactcaataataataacaataataataataataataaaaataataataataataaaaataataataataataataataataatgataataataacagcaatataggcgcaggagtggctgtgtggtaagtagcttgctaaccaaccacatggttccgggttcagtcccactgcgtggcatcttgggcaagtgtcttctgcattgtgagtggatttggtagacggaaactgaaagaagcctgtcgtatatatgtatatatatatatatatgcgtgtgtgtgtttgtgtgtctgtgtttgtccccctagcattgcttgacaaccaatgctggtgtgtttacgtccccgtcacttagcggtttggcaaaagagaaccgatagaataagtactgggcttacaaagaataagtcccggggtcgatttgctcgtctaaaggctgtgctccagcatggccgcagtcaaatgactgaaacaagtaaaagagtaacagagagagagagagagagcaacaacaacaaaaacaacaacacattttattaatttctccAAATCTGTTTATTggctgatatatatacaaatagaaaaaGATAACTCTCAAACAATATTAAGTGTCCATGTTTATAGTATTCATTGATTTCGACTAATACCAGCTACCACCATAGTCGTGTCCACCAACGTCACCTGTTCCGTCTCCATTGTCGTATTGCTCATCTTCGTCTGTCTTCGTGCCACAAGGAGGGTAGACGTTCTCGGGCCAGTTACACAGCTGGTTCACTTCATCAAACACGGTTCCTGAAggaaaggtaaaatatatatatataatatacaagcagtatcgcccggcgttgctcgggtttgtaagagaaataactataaagcatttttagagagttatagccaaaaaaatagcaaaaaaatgcattaaaaatggaaaaaaaattatggtaaatttttttttaaatcgttgactcatcgtagacatttttagagagttacttcccttatataatagcgaaaaaatgcattaaaatggaaaaaataatggtaattttttttttaatcgtagactcatcgtagacgcgcgctaatacccagaagggctcgatatgaatcacgactataagatacccggttttggttaaactgcaccgcaaaatgtgggagtagttaggaatctaaatcgtaggagacagacacacaaccttacttttatatataaaaatatattatctctgattttggcacaaggccagcaatttcgaggaaggggttaagtcgattacgtcgaccccagcgttcagctggtatttattttatcggcccccgaAAGAATGGAAAAGCAATAAtcgaccgaatttgaactcagaacgtgagacggatgaaatgacgctaagcattttgcccggcgtgctaacgattcttatttctttacgacccacaaggggctacacacagaggggacaaacaaggacagacaaacggattaagtcgattatatcgatcccagtgcgtaactggtacttaatttatcgaccccgaaaggatgaaaggtaaagtcgacctcggcggaatttgaactcagaacgtaacggcagacgaaataccgctagacatttcgcccggcgtgctaacgattctgccagctcgccgaagtataaatgatttatttttcaaattttgtcagaaggacagcaatttcgaggaaggggttaggtcgattaaatcgatccccggtgtataactagtacttattttatctacccccgAAAGAATGGGAAACcaaaaattgacctcagcggaatttgaactctgaaactgaagacggacgaaatgccgctaagcattttccctggcgtgctaaccattctgccagctcacctttctcgaaattttggcacaagactagcaatttctTGTAAGATCGACCCCAGCGATcaattggtactcattttattgaccccgaaagaatgaaagacaaaatcaacttcggcggaatttgaacttaggacgtgaagtcggacgaaatgccgctaagcattttccccggcgagcaaaccattctgccagctcacctttctcgaaattttggcacaagactagcaatttctGGTAAGATCGACCCTAttgatcaattggtacttattttattgacccccgaaagaatgaaagacaaaatcaacttcggcggaatttgaactcaggacgtgaagacggacgaaatgccgctaagcattttccccggcgtgctaaccattctgccagctcgccgccctcgatATTCAACCGATTTATTGCACgtaaaattttaacagcaaaacctATGTTGGAacaccaagggccatatggaccccggttgaaaaccactggtcttatcatcatcatcattgttcgaccgtggtcgagacaatggaatttactatgttacgccagacttcccggtccatcatggcattacggaggtcctgttgctggatgcctgtatccctggagattacatcagggtaggagagtgtgtgccctctggtattgcgagtagatggcttccagaggagaagagtagaaattacctcgttttcagctctacaacaatgtccagcaaactggactctcctacctttcacaagagatgatatgtatgtatatatatatatatatatatatatatatcatcattatcattgttcgaccgtggtcgagacaatggaatttaccatgctacgccagacttcacggtccatcatggcattacggaggtcctgttgctggatgcctgtatccctggagattacatcagggtaggagagtgtgccccctctggtatcgcgagtagatggcttccagaggagaagaggagaaattacctctttttcagctctacaacaatgtccagcaaactggactcttctacctttcacaagagatgacacaggtggtagtttcccataaaTTTGTATTTTGGTTCGCTGACGATTCCACGAGAGATTTTAACCCAAACCCCTGAAGTCATTTGAATGAGCAACAATCGTTTAAAGAAATCACACTCACCCTCTCCACACTGCTGATGGCCGAGGAATTCACCGTCCACGCATGTATAGAAGAAGTTACACGGTATTTCAGTGTTGTCGGAGTCTGGGTAGCGATGGGCCCCGTCTTTGCCCGTGGGACATTCTAATTGTAAACCGCACGGTGCGGGGACGTTGAAGACTCtggaaattaagtgaaatgaaatgaaattaaatattgtttaCGTTGTAAGAATTTCGAAAGTTCGAGAACGTGAACTAATTCTGTCCTGGAACTACATCTCGAAGCAGATAAAACTACAAATAATAGCACGGACAACTATCGATTTCTGTCTATccaaaaaggtttttttaaacccaatatttgcacgctattatttatagctttatataataataataataataataataataataataataataataataataataataataatagtgataataataataataataataataataataatagtaataataataataataataatagtaatagtaataataataataatgatgatgatgacaataataataataataataataataataataataataataataacaatgagataCATACCGACACAAACAACAGCTCCCCTCCccacacatgcgtgcgcacactCAATGTGTCTCGTATTCTATTATAAGGATATCTGTAGAAACTGGAAGATAATAGTCGTCCTCTTGGGAGTTGGGTTGGATTACATCAAGTACCACCGTTTCGGTTTTCAGTAAGACAATCGTGACAGGATGTTTGTTTATCGCAAACGATTGTTGGGCGGCTCAGTTCGTGTTCGCTTCACCACAAGGACGAATCtgagagagtttttttttttttgtttttttgttttttttttgtatttttcgtatTTAGCCGATTAGTGACGGACATTGACGTATTTTTCTCTGATACGTAAAAAAAACTAGGCTgacctcctctttctctctctccctctctctttttctctctcccctcttctctttctctccttcacacatacacatgcacatgcacccattgataataataataataataataatagtaataacaacaacaacaacaacaagaacaacaacaacaataataataataataataataataataaatgccctgatgcagtaccagaaagtggctctcatggcttctcatcttaattgattggaagtattatcatgtacattgttttgtcttggtatgaaagatggatttcagcaaatattctgctcaataccacagatttgcttgtcagttgtttgaccttaaccagttgagcatgtcccttagtggctgacgatatgtgcatctctgaccacgagctgaagtagtgggggagcatcatagccgtgttttgaaaggaattctttggggtttgaataattcacctctggaaacatgggtgtttcgttcaacatcctaaagcaacccttattcaaggaccttttgaacgggatgggctactcgaccagaagaaaattctaactgggccccacctgcaaggtcatgtgctgtttatcttgatatgagatcaccatgtcgcgcacatacggttgtgatgcatgtgcctggtgtacctttatcagacgggtagtcatgatgggtatactgggcttcgtatattttaccccagtgtcactttgattgcctgcactgctctctcactcaataataataataataataataataataataataataataataataataataataataatatttttttataggcCACAAGGGCCcgacacaaaataaaaataaaaataatttatataaacattcagTGCTTTCGTAAGAAAAAAATCTTCGCTAaaagtaattgtgtgtgtgtgtgtgtgtgtgtgttgattacaATGAAGTTGCCAATCAGCAGATGGAACTGATATGAGCTCCTGCAGTTGCAACAATTGGCTGATACGAAACTCCAAATAATGGATTCAGTCGCAGAGGACGGACGTAGAGACGCGAGTATCTGATGTGAAATAATAGTTCAGAGGTGGAAGATTGTTTTAGGTTCCAGTAAATATAGAATTACAAAACTGCGCAGAATGAAAACATCGTTGATACTTGACAATTCTTGGAGCCACCACAGGAAGCACTGAGTGCCTGCCTCTTAATATTGGAGAGAACCAAGACACACTATGACTCTCTTGAACAAGATCCAAAAGACCTGGCGCCAAATCAGTTTCCTTTTGGTCTACAGTGCCATAAATGAAGGGTCTCGAAATGACCACACAACCtgcaaaaaatagcagctaaCCTCCTTTTAAAAAGTGAAAGACATTTTTAAAATGCAGTCCGAGAACCGCTCGAACGACTGGTCAGTCATAGTTGGAGTGTCTTTCATGTTATGTGTTTCGACCAGTGTTGATCAAGGCAACATTGATCCTCCTGTTTCGGTGTTTATcgaaatgcgttttttttttttttgtagattcagGTATTTTTTTATCCCTAAAAATTGTCCTATCTTTTGCTCATCGTATAATTCCGCAAATAATTCATCATCAACCATGATTTGGAAAAACATCATTCTGCTTACAGGCAGAATTATATGAATGTGAAGTTCTCGTAACACAGGTCATATAATAAATTCCTATTGGAAATGCAAATGTTCAGATAACTCTACCGATCAGTTCAATATATGTCACATCAAACAAGTCACAATCGAAGTCACATCCGATGTTTGTAACGATTCGCTTTGTGATACTGTCTTCAAGATATTTCAGTTCAGACGATGTATATATCTGCTTTCAATCTGTGACCAGCACTAACGAGTTTTGATGATCAAAATGGAAAGGCTTTTCCTGATAATTCAGATTTCcaccgaaaaaaaaaagacagcgtTGGAATTCGGATTCAATTCAGTCCAAAACAAGAAATGAAGGTCTCACGACAAGAAATGGCAAGTGGATCCACATTATTTGTTGTCCATCTTCTAATAATTCCATTGACCACCGTGTCCTCTATACTGTGGTTATTTGCTTCGCCGTTTTTGCTTCATCCAAACTAACTGGTTATCCTTAATAAGATCAGTGGCCTGCTGTTTGATCTTATGCAACATGTATTTGGCTTGTTGCTTTACCATATCCCACAAACATTTTCGCTGTTACTTGACCGTATACCACATACCTTTGGCTTGTTCGACGTTCCCACATACCTTTGGCTTATATGATGTATCCCACATACCTTTGGTTTATTCGACGTATCCCACATACCTTTGGCTTGCTCGACGTATCCACATACCTTTGGCTTATTCGACGTATCCCGCATACCTTTGGCTTATTCGACGTATCCCACATACGGAATCGAAACCATacccttacgatcatgagttcaaaaccctaaccaccaagccacgcgccgGCACTAAATCGACGTATTATACAGTGTAAACATGTAATGCAAACACTCAAACATCTGCTCTATCTCCCCAAATCCTGCAGCATTTCACATGGagtttttggtcctccaaagtcgtCTTAGAGTATAAGTCGACTTATCTGTTATTTtgctgtaaattttggtttgaAGAATTCGATTTGTATCCCAGATGTTACacattctttcacacacacacattctctcaaaCCTTTACATACTGTATTTTCCAACATACAAATCAATGTAGTATTTAGTGCAAACATGTAGCGTAGACATGTAAATATCATCATTTGCTTTCCAAATCCTGCAGCaattcacatggaatttttgggcCGCACAAAGTTGTCTTCTTGTATAAGTCaacctacctttttttttttttttttggatgtaGATTTCGGTCTGAAAATTTCGAcagcatatatacattttcacatttaaaaaaatgaagatatGATTTAATTATCCTTGCTGTTTATCTCATTCAATGTTGTGACACACAAGTGTGCCGCGTATAGAAACCAATGAACGAAAGCATTGTGAGTcaatgagaaatatataataatataataatatataataataataataataataataataatataataataataataataataataataatgataataataataataataataaataataataataataataataatatgataataataatgatataataatataataataatatgaaataacaataataataaataataatattaataataataataataataatataataataataataatgataataataatgataataataatgataataataataataataataataatatgataataacaatataataataataataataataataataataataataataataaataataataataataaaattaatactataataaataataataatatataataataataataataataataataataataataaaatacaacatccattcatgaatttatttattcattaattttttaaatacatattttacctatgaatttgcgtgtgtattctgggaatacatacaatgagcttctctgccctaggtgtatggaaaacactcagcgagaaatggaagaaaatttgaagaaagaaggaaaaatagtaataataatataataataataataataataataataataataataataataataataataataaaaatcctttctactggaaacaAACGGCTTCaactttcactggtacttaatttatcgaccccgaaaggatgaagggcaaagtcgacctcggcggaatttgaactcagaacgtagcggcagacgaaataccgctaagcatttcgctcggtgtgctaacgattctgccagctcgccaccttaataataataatcttaatgatgatgataataataataataataataataataataataataataataataataataataataacaataacaataacaataataataataataataataataataataataataaaggaatggGAAACTTACGGTAGACAAGTTTGTTGCTCTTGGTGAAACGCTTCACCTTTTGGACAACTGATTAGTCGTTCGTGACCCCCTTCGCACACCTGGTAGGCACGGCACCCCCACCAGTAAACACCATCACTTCTGAAACTGCAGTCTAACGGTGGGGGAGTCGGGTTACTGAAAACGCCACCTGAAAAAGGCaacaatagttgttgttgttgttgttgtggtggtggtggtggtggtggtggtggtggtggtggtggtggttgtggtggtggttgtggttgtggtggtggtggtgatggtggttgtggtggtggtggtgatggtggttgtggttgcggttgtggttgttgtggtggtggtggtgatggtggttgtggtggtggtggtgatggtggttgtggtggtggtggtgatggtggttgtggttgtggttgtggtgatggtggtgatggtggttgtggtggtgatggtggttgtggtggtgttggtggtggtggtggtgtggtggtggtggtggtggtggttgttgtggttgtggggtgatggtggttgtgtggtggtgttggtggttgtgggggtggtggtggggggtggtggtggtggtggttgtgggtggTGGGGgttgggttgtggtggtggtgtgatggtggttgtggtggtggtggtgatggtggttgtggttgtggttgttgtggtggtggtggtgatggtggttgtggtggtggtggtgatggtggttgtggtggtggtggtgatggtggttgtggtgtggttgtggtgatggtggttgtggtggtgatggtggttgtggtggtgttggtggttgttgttggtggtggcggtggttatggtggtggtggtgatggtggttgtggtggtgttggtggttgtggtggtgttggtggttgtggtggtggtggtggttgtggtggtggtggtggttgtggtggttgtggtggtggctgtggtggtggttgtggtggttgtggtggttgtggtggtggttgtggttgtggtggtggtggttgtggcggtgatggtggttgtggtggtgttggtggttgtggtggttgtggtggtggtggtggttgtggtggttgtggtggtggctgtggtggtggtggtggtggtggtggtggtggtggtggtggttgtggtggtggttgtggttgtggtggtggtggttgtggtggtggtggtggttgtggttgtggtggtggtggtggtggttgtggtggttgtggtggtggttgttgttgtggtgaaggcacgtggcttagtggtcagggtattcggctcacgagcTTGCGCTcgtcagttcgattcccggtggtgcgttgtgtccttgagcaagaaactttatttttcacgttgctccagtccactcagctggcaaaaatgagttgtacctgtattccaaagaggccggccttgtcacatctTGTTTCACGCCGAATCTTaatgagaattacgttaaggttacacatgtctgtggagtactcagccacttgcacattaatttcccgagcaggctgttccgttgatcagattaactggaaccctcgtcgtagtaaccgacggagtaccagttgtttgttggtggtggtggtggtgatgcaagTGGTTATGAttttggtggtagttgtggtgatggtgatagtggtggtggtggtatatttattcctgttgttgttgcttttgttattgttgatgtagaGATCATTGTTGTAAGTGACATCGTTTTCATCGTCTTTGTAGTTATTGCTtttgtagttatagtagtagtagtagttgtttaaCTTCAATCGCACAAATCCGTACtctcttttcactctctcttttactctcttttacttgtttcagtcgtttgactgtggccatgctggagcaccgcctttagtcgagcaaatcgaccccgggacttattctttgtaagcctagcacttattctatcggtctctttttgccgaaccgctaagtgacggggacataaacacaccagcatcggttgtcaagcaatgctagggggacaaacacagacacacaaacacacatatgttcaaAAATTTCATTCATGGCCGTCCCATATACCGAATACAAAAAGGACAATATTCTCTAATGTGTCTTTTTTAGAATAGCTTGcgattgatgatggtggtggtggaacaggaAATTAGGTCACTGTAGTTGTGCTAAGAATAAAGTATGCCCCTTAAACTCTAGATGTTTGATGACGAACCTAATGTATAGATGTAAAATCACTTCTGAGGGAAGGGTGTACTTCTACATAGAGACAAGATCGTTAAATTTCAAAAGATTAACAAAACATTTAAAGCCATTTAAGGATAGAAAATGAATAACACGAGACTAAACAAACTAATCTGGTATCTTAAAGACAGGAACTATAGCTATACTACGGAATAGAAAATAATTAGTAGGCTAAACGGTATCGTTGAGGAGGTAATTGATGTGAGCTGTGTATAGAAGAAATGTACCAAATCTTTACACCGAGACACAAATTACTTATTAGCAGGCTGGGACAGGCCTTAAGATGCTTGCTTAAACATACCAAAACATTTGGTATTGATGTGAGCTGTGTATAGAAGAAATGTACCAAATCTTAACACCGAGACACAAATTACTTATTAGCAGGCTGGGACAGGCCTTAAGATGCTTGCATAAAcataccaaaatatttttaaaaattcaacgaACGGTCTAGTTAACTCAATATCCCACCCACAGATGGGCGGGAAAGGAAGACTAGAAGCACATATCCTAAACTCTCAAATACATGGCTTTTTCCTAACCAACCAAGTATATATTCTGTCTACCTTCTACtacccaaggcggcgagctggcagaatcgttagcacgtcgggccaaatgtttatcagtatttcgtctgtcgttacgttccgagttcaaattccgccgaggtcaactttgcctttcatcctttcggggtcgataaattaagtaccggttacgcactggggtcgatgtaatcgacttaatccgtttctctgtccttgtttgtcctctctgtgtttagccccttgtgggtagtaaagaaatatatatatcacagccacgaaaatatatgaataacaaaAGACATTACATTACAAGGACTACACTTGAAAATAAGGTTATTAAGCACCCAACTACTACAATACACAGCGAAGCCTGTCAAAAAATTAACATTAACCTCGACCTAATTAAATAGAATCTTAAACGAGGTCAACTACTCAAACTTACAAACAGATCAGATTTCATATTTAAAACAACCTCCCGTTCCTTCCCCCTGAACCCTAACCAACAAACAACTAACTGTATTCAGTTCGCTTCGAGACTAGCCAAATGGACAGACGCTGGATGACAGACGCTGCACAGAAAATTAAGCCCGGTTGTATCTGCAGCTGCCCATACTCTGTTCAGTGGAAACACGTGTAGGAGGTAATAACCGTAAAAATATGCTGtatgaaattgtaaaataaaagcgAAATAATTGGTTGCATCTTtcgattaaatggagttgcttgaaacgatcgtactctagatatccttattgcttattttgatttttatcacattattttgaaattatatggataataccgtattaAGTTCTGGTGcgtcaacttaagtaccatatccatctgaattaaaatttttactagatatatatatatatatatatatataatatatatatatatatat
It encodes the following:
- the LOC115231338 gene encoding uncharacterized protein LOC115231338, producing the protein QQQQLLLPFSGGVFSNPTPPPLDCSFRSDGVYWWGCRAYQVCEGGHERLISCPKGEAFHQEQQTCLPVFNVPAPCGLQLECPTGKDGAHRYPDSDNTEIPCNFFYTCVDGEFLGHQQCGEGTVFDEVNQLCNWPENVYPPCGTKTDEDEQYDNGDGTGDVGGHDYGGSWY